In Streptomyces chartreusis, the following proteins share a genomic window:
- a CDS encoding fatty acid desaturase family protein translates to MTAIDPTAHLTAEQIEELGRELDAIRDEVIASRGEKDAAYIRKVISAQRKLELVSRGVLLFSFFPPAWLIGTAGLSVAKIMDNMEIGHNILHGQWDWMRDPKIHSTTWEWDHVSPSDQWKHSHNELHHKYTNVIGKDNDLGYGIMRVDEDQRWHPIHLGQPLWNFINACFFEYGIAAYDLELGKNLHKRRRKNPEFRARAKAVGRKIRKQVLKDYVIHPLLSGPSFLTTLAATFTANLVRNIWSHSVIMCGHFPEGVQVFERRSIKGETRGQWYLRQMMGSANISGSKAMHFMTGNLSHQIEHHLFPDLPSNRYAEVAVKVRALFEKYELEYVTGPLPKQVFSAWHKVFRLSLPNKKPKVKTPDREQELVAA, encoded by the coding sequence TTGACCGCCATCGACCCCACCGCCCACCTGACCGCGGAGCAGATCGAGGAGCTCGGCCGCGAGCTGGACGCGATCCGCGACGAGGTGATCGCCAGCCGTGGCGAGAAGGACGCCGCCTACATCCGTAAGGTCATCTCGGCGCAGCGCAAGCTCGAGCTGGTCAGCAGGGGCGTGCTGCTGTTCTCGTTCTTCCCGCCCGCGTGGCTGATCGGCACCGCCGGGCTGTCCGTGGCGAAGATCATGGACAACATGGAGATCGGTCACAACATCCTGCACGGCCAGTGGGACTGGATGCGGGACCCGAAGATCCACTCCACCACCTGGGAATGGGATCACGTCTCGCCGTCCGACCAGTGGAAGCACTCGCACAACGAGCTGCACCACAAGTACACCAACGTGATCGGCAAGGACAACGACCTCGGCTACGGCATCATGCGCGTCGACGAGGACCAGAGGTGGCACCCGATCCACCTCGGCCAGCCGCTGTGGAACTTCATCAACGCCTGCTTCTTCGAGTACGGCATCGCAGCGTACGACCTGGAGCTCGGCAAGAACCTGCACAAGCGCCGCCGTAAGAACCCGGAGTTCCGCGCGCGGGCCAAGGCCGTGGGCCGCAAGATCCGCAAGCAGGTACTCAAGGACTACGTGATCCACCCGCTGCTGTCGGGCCCGTCGTTCCTCACCACGCTCGCCGCCACGTTCACCGCGAACCTGGTCCGCAACATCTGGTCCCACTCGGTGATCATGTGCGGGCACTTCCCCGAGGGCGTGCAGGTCTTCGAGCGCCGGTCGATCAAGGGCGAGACGCGCGGCCAGTGGTACCTGCGCCAGATGATGGGCTCGGCGAACATCAGCGGCAGCAAGGCCATGCACTTCATGACCGGCAACCTCTCGCACCAGATCGAGCACCACCTGTTCCCGGACCTGCCGAGCAACCGGTACGCCGAGGTCGCGGTGAAGGTGCGCGCGCTGTTCGAGAAGTACGAGCTGGAGTACGTCACCGGCCCGCTGCCCAAGCAGGTCTTCTCCGCGTGGCACAAGGTCTTCCGGCTCTCGCTGCCGAACAAGAAGCCCAAGGTCAAGACGCCGGACCGCGAGCAGGAGCTCGTCGCGGCCTGA
- a CDS encoding ferredoxin reductase, whose protein sequence is MTSTALRGRAWKLLEMVTTPLLPSDYLDLVSPLRAGADLRGRIEAVHPETGDAATIVIRPGRGWRGHTAGQYVRIGVDVDGVRLWRAYSLTSPTNRQDGRVTITVKAIPDGKVSNHLVRRATPGTLIQLDQPTGDFVLPQAKPAKVLYLTAGSGITPVMGMLRDTEFDDVVMVHCAPQPQDVIFRNELHALVEDKKLRLTEVHTDTDGMLDIARLDELVPDWAERETWACGPAGLLDAAEKHWSEHGVPEHLHTERFRPTVVVAGDGGEVTFSATGKTVDADGATPLLDVGEEAGVLMPSGCRMGICFGCTSPLKAGAVRDLRTGEITEAEPGVLIQTCVSAAAGPCDIER, encoded by the coding sequence ATGACGAGTACAGCCCTCCGCGGCAGGGCGTGGAAACTGCTGGAGATGGTCACGACGCCACTGCTGCCGTCGGACTACCTCGACCTGGTCAGCCCGCTGCGCGCGGGCGCTGACCTGCGGGGGCGTATCGAGGCCGTGCACCCCGAGACGGGTGACGCCGCGACCATCGTGATCAGGCCGGGACGGGGCTGGCGCGGCCACACAGCCGGTCAGTACGTACGGATCGGGGTGGACGTCGACGGCGTGCGCCTGTGGCGTGCCTACTCGCTCACCTCGCCGACGAACCGCCAGGACGGCCGCGTCACGATCACCGTGAAGGCGATCCCGGACGGCAAGGTCAGCAACCACCTGGTCCGCAGGGCGACACCTGGCACGCTGATCCAGCTCGACCAGCCGACCGGTGACTTCGTACTGCCGCAGGCCAAGCCCGCCAAGGTGCTCTACCTGACGGCCGGCAGTGGCATCACGCCCGTGATGGGCATGCTGCGCGACACCGAGTTCGACGACGTCGTCATGGTCCACTGCGCGCCGCAGCCGCAGGACGTGATCTTCCGCAACGAACTGCACGCCCTGGTCGAGGACAAGAAGCTGCGGCTCACCGAGGTGCACACCGACACGGACGGCATGCTCGACATCGCCCGTCTCGACGAACTCGTGCCCGACTGGGCCGAGCGCGAGACCTGGGCGTGCGGGCCCGCGGGACTGCTCGACGCCGCCGAAAAGCACTGGAGCGAGCACGGCGTCCCGGAGCACCTGCACACCGAACGCTTCCGCCCCACCGTCGTCGTCGCCGGCGACGGCGGCGAGGTCACGTTCAGCGCCACCGGCAAAACCGTCGACGCGGACGGCGCCACGCCGCTGCTGGACGTCGGCGAAGAGGCCGGCGTGCTCATGCCCTCCGGGTGCCGCATGGGCATCTGCTTCGGCTGCACCTCGCCGCTCAAGGCGGGCGCCGTCCGCGACCTGCGCACCGGCGAGATCACCGAGGCCGAACCGGGCGTCCTCATCCAGACCTGCGTGTCCGCCGCCGCGGGCCCCTGCGACATCGAACGGTAG
- a CDS encoding PucR family transcriptional regulator — translation MSHVIRRASELALDETTVTAVRAALRATADEVVQAIIDEVPPYANALSGRMGGTIRRAVRTALGHYLDLASGNATGADGGDAAYELGRGEVRDGRSMDALLSAYRVGARVAWRCLAEGAVSAGLPAAEVAKFAELTFAYIDELSAASAAGHADELAARGRAHERHLEHLARDLLAGASPDALLVSAQRAGWHPPASLTAVLLPAAQARPAYRALDPSTLVLDDLPDATGVLLVPDADRSHLLRQLTGRAAVVGPARPWTRASASYARAVRARSLSPDIRDTEDHLPELLLSADADAFADLRARALAPLRTLPVATARRLEETLREWLLHQGRRDEVAAALFVHPQTVRYRMSQLRELFPDLASPDRVLELTLAVGLRAG, via the coding sequence GTGAGCCATGTGATCCGGAGGGCCAGCGAACTGGCCTTGGATGAGACGACGGTCACAGCAGTTCGGGCTGCGCTGAGGGCCACCGCCGACGAGGTCGTCCAGGCGATCATCGACGAGGTCCCTCCCTATGCCAACGCCCTCTCGGGCCGCATGGGTGGCACCATCCGCCGAGCCGTCCGCACCGCCCTGGGGCACTACCTGGACCTCGCGAGCGGGAACGCCACGGGCGCCGACGGCGGTGACGCGGCCTACGAGCTGGGCCGCGGCGAGGTGCGCGACGGCCGTTCGATGGACGCCCTGCTCAGCGCCTACCGCGTCGGTGCCCGCGTGGCCTGGCGATGCCTGGCAGAGGGTGCCGTATCCGCAGGTCTGCCCGCCGCCGAGGTCGCCAAGTTCGCCGAGCTGACCTTCGCCTACATCGACGAGCTCTCCGCCGCGAGCGCAGCGGGCCACGCCGACGAACTCGCCGCCCGGGGCAGGGCCCACGAGCGCCACCTGGAACACCTGGCCCGCGACCTCCTCGCCGGCGCGAGCCCGGACGCGCTGCTGGTCTCCGCTCAACGGGCCGGGTGGCATCCTCCGGCCTCGCTGACCGCGGTCCTGCTGCCCGCCGCACAGGCCCGGCCTGCCTACCGCGCGCTCGACCCGAGCACCCTCGTCCTCGACGATCTGCCGGACGCCACCGGTGTGCTGCTCGTCCCCGATGCCGACCGATCACATCTCTTGCGGCAGCTGACCGGCCGCGCCGCCGTGGTCGGCCCGGCCCGGCCATGGACCCGTGCGTCCGCCTCGTACGCACGAGCCGTACGCGCGCGCTCCCTCTCCCCTGACATACGCGACACCGAGGACCACCTGCCCGAGCTGCTGCTGAGCGCCGACGCGGACGCGTTCGCAGACCTGCGTGCCCGAGCCCTCGCACCGTTGCGGACCTTGCCCGTCGCGACCGCACGGCGGCTGGAGGAGACGTTGCGGGAGTGGCTGCTGCACCAGGGCAGGCGGGACGAGGTGGCGGCGGCGTTGTTCGTCCATCCCCAGACGGTTCGGTACCGGATGTCGCAGCTGCGGGAGCTGTTTCCGGATCTCGCATCGCCAGACCGGGTCCTTGAGCTGACGCTGGCGGTGGGTCTTCGGGCCGGCTGA
- a CDS encoding GNAT family N-acetyltransferase: MSEIRTPRLLLRPWHDDDLVPMADINSDPQVMRWIDDGAVRDLDHTAEDIERWEEEWDEEGFGLFAIELLASGELAGFTGLSVPEFLPEVLPAVAISWRLGAQFWGQGYASEAAQATLEFALQDRGLDRVISINQIGDNASENISRKLGMVPEQVTAHPVYGYPLRVHSIDLTEFEA, from the coding sequence ATGAGCGAGATCCGCACCCCCCGCCTCCTCCTTCGCCCTTGGCATGACGACGACCTCGTGCCCATGGCGGACATCAATTCGGACCCGCAGGTCATGCGCTGGATCGACGACGGCGCAGTGCGCGACCTGGACCACACGGCCGAGGACATCGAGCGGTGGGAGGAGGAGTGGGACGAGGAGGGCTTCGGCCTCTTCGCCATCGAGCTGCTGGCTTCTGGTGAACTGGCCGGTTTCACGGGGCTCTCCGTGCCTGAGTTCCTGCCGGAGGTACTGCCCGCCGTGGCGATCAGCTGGCGGCTCGGCGCACAGTTCTGGGGCCAGGGATACGCGTCCGAAGCAGCGCAGGCCACGCTGGAGTTCGCGCTCCAGGACCGCGGCCTTGACCGTGTCATCAGCATCAACCAGATCGGTGACAATGCCTCCGAGAACATCAGCCGCAAGCTCGGCATGGTGCCGGAACAGGTGACGGCACACCCGGTGTACGGCTATCCGCTGCGCGTTCACAGCATCGATCTCACCGAGTTCGAGGCATAA
- a CDS encoding endonuclease/exonuclease/phosphatase family protein: MPDDIRDTRLERPESAAAATSMSVPLLATDGSTSRASAGEQPGALSVMTYNLKVAHATGSNRWAVRRPVMRDLLRRERPHVIGTQEGRYRQLRSIEKDIGPHYDWIGIGRMGGRKSEFVAVFYDTERLKPAQFDHYWLSDTPSVIASNTWGADLPRVVTWVRFSDLAREGREFYVLNTHLDHRSQDARERSVELIGETIAAFDSALPVVVTGDFNVAAHDNRVYDAMLALGLVDTWDAAAARGPLYGTFNGFRPPEPGGQRIDWILTTPGVTTHWAAINTFAMNGRLPSDHLPVQATLELGKHR, from the coding sequence GTGCCGGACGACATAAGAGACACGCGCCTCGAGAGGCCAGAGTCCGCGGCGGCGGCCACGTCCATGTCCGTACCGCTGCTCGCCACCGACGGGTCCACCTCGCGCGCCTCGGCCGGCGAACAGCCGGGGGCTCTGAGCGTCATGACGTACAACCTGAAGGTCGCCCACGCCACGGGCAGCAATCGCTGGGCCGTGCGGCGCCCGGTGATGCGGGACTTGCTGCGCCGCGAGCGCCCCCACGTCATCGGTACTCAGGAGGGTCGCTACCGGCAGCTGCGCAGCATCGAGAAGGACATCGGCCCGCACTACGACTGGATCGGCATCGGCAGAATGGGCGGCAGAAAGAGCGAGTTCGTGGCAGTCTTCTACGACACCGAGCGCCTGAAGCCTGCCCAATTCGACCACTACTGGCTCTCCGACACGCCGTCCGTGATCGCCTCCAACACCTGGGGTGCGGACCTGCCGCGTGTGGTGACGTGGGTCCGGTTCAGCGATCTCGCCCGCGAGGGGCGGGAGTTCTACGTCCTCAACACCCACCTGGACCATCGGAGCCAGGACGCGCGCGAGCGTTCCGTGGAGCTGATCGGCGAGACGATCGCCGCGTTCGACAGCGCCTTGCCGGTCGTGGTGACCGGCGACTTCAACGTCGCAGCACACGACAACCGGGTCTACGACGCGATGCTGGCCCTCGGACTCGTGGACACCTGGGACGCGGCGGCTGCACGGGGTCCCCTGTATGGGACGTTCAACGGCTTCCGACCGCCGGAGCCCGGTGGCCAGCGCATCGACTGGATCCTCACCACCCCCGGGGTGACCACACACTGGGCGGCAATCAACACCTTCGCAATGAATGGCCGGCTACCGAGCGACCATCTGCCAGTACAGGCGACGCTGGAACTGGGAAAGCATCGCTGA
- a CDS encoding DUF6368 family protein, translating to MSGPTLVIELAEPLSPAALREFRALMVGLSSHFDEKRPGFFDVNVPAERLGIEDSREEHWRKPFPLPLLGNATADKELAALVGFNPQREDWRRPFLVYLMGPGVGDESTFEAEHADEPEVEAILGFRPTHAVNVSAGCNREIDHVTTALLTAAVMDVIGGVAKAELLDGQAPVVADLPGVSGIADDDWMALGTAEFLRGWARHPAFRLVK from the coding sequence ATGTCTGGTCCGACGTTGGTGATCGAGTTGGCGGAGCCGCTCTCCCCCGCTGCGCTGCGGGAGTTCCGCGCGTTGATGGTGGGGCTGTCCTCCCACTTCGACGAGAAGCGGCCCGGATTCTTCGACGTCAACGTGCCCGCAGAGCGCCTGGGCATCGAGGACAGCCGAGAGGAGCACTGGCGAAAGCCGTTCCCGCTTCCACTCCTCGGCAACGCCACCGCGGACAAGGAACTCGCGGCACTTGTGGGATTCAATCCGCAGCGCGAGGACTGGCGTCGGCCCTTCCTGGTCTATTTGATGGGGCCGGGTGTCGGCGACGAGAGCACCTTCGAGGCTGAGCACGCGGACGAACCCGAGGTGGAGGCCATCCTCGGCTTCAGGCCTACCCATGCCGTCAACGTCAGCGCCGGCTGCAATCGCGAGATCGACCACGTGACTACGGCCCTGCTGACCGCCGCTGTCATGGACGTCATCGGAGGCGTGGCCAAAGCCGAGCTGCTGGACGGACAGGCGCCGGTCGTCGCTGACCTGCCCGGGGTGTCGGGGATCGCGGACGACGACTGGATGGCGCTGGGAACAGCGGAGTTCCTGAGGGGCTGGGCCCGGCACCCCGCCTTCCGGCTGGTCAAGTAG
- a CDS encoding quinone oxidoreductase family protein: MKAVQASQFGAPSVLTVTDLPDPTPGPGQIAIDVTHAAVGLIDVYLRQGLFKDAPGLPQPPYVPGLEVAGTVRALGEGVTGFAVGEKVVSLSAHGTGGYASLYVSDQARVVSTQDYDIDPALAVAAVPNALMAHIALTRAISMSAGESVLIHGALGGLAAAFPGIARQLGASRVVGTVRSGRMGAAAASKLPYDTIVDSAQLPDVLGSDKFDVIVDPVGGLVRTHSLDLLAPSGRLLLVGNASGDWDHGIDGNRIWQGNITVAGFNAGSYVPAHPEAVQPAAEAALKAVAGGLADTEIEILPLADAATAHERLENHTTEGRIVLTP; encoded by the coding sequence ATGAAGGCCGTACAAGCCAGCCAGTTCGGCGCACCGAGCGTGCTCACCGTCACCGATCTGCCGGATCCCACCCCTGGGCCCGGCCAGATCGCGATCGACGTCACCCATGCCGCCGTCGGACTCATCGACGTCTACCTGCGACAGGGCCTGTTCAAGGACGCCCCCGGGCTGCCGCAGCCGCCGTATGTTCCCGGTCTTGAGGTCGCCGGCACCGTGCGCGCACTCGGTGAGGGCGTCACCGGCTTCGCCGTCGGCGAGAAGGTGGTGTCGCTGTCCGCCCACGGGACAGGCGGATACGCGTCCTTGTACGTGAGCGACCAGGCACGGGTCGTGTCGACGCAGGACTACGACATCGATCCCGCCCTAGCGGTCGCCGCCGTCCCCAACGCGCTCATGGCCCACATCGCGCTCACCCGCGCCATCAGCATGTCCGCAGGGGAAAGCGTCCTCATCCACGGCGCGCTTGGCGGGCTGGCCGCCGCCTTCCCCGGCATCGCCCGACAGCTGGGCGCATCCCGGGTGGTAGGCACGGTCCGTTCCGGGCGGATGGGCGCGGCGGCCGCGAGCAAGTTGCCGTACGACACCATCGTCGACTCCGCGCAGCTGCCCGACGTGCTCGGCAGCGATAAGTTCGACGTCATCGTCGACCCCGTCGGCGGGCTCGTCCGTACCCACAGCCTGGACCTGCTCGCACCGTCAGGACGTCTCCTGCTGGTCGGGAACGCCAGCGGCGACTGGGACCACGGCATCGACGGCAACCGCATCTGGCAGGGCAACATCACCGTCGCCGGCTTCAACGCCGGCAGCTATGTCCCGGCCCACCCCGAGGCCGTTCAGCCCGCCGCAGAGGCCGCGCTGAAGGCGGTCGCGGGCGGACTGGCCGACACCGAGATCGAAATCCTCCCCTTGGCTGACGCGGCAACCGCACATGAACGACTCGAGAACCACACAACCGAGGGCCGCATCGTCCTCACCCCATGA
- a CDS encoding TetR family transcriptional regulator: MHQRARSAEDKTRRSEDLLKAAEALALELGGVRYITLAPVTERAGLHRTGVRRYFASKEELLLELAERGWGQWRDAIKGEVAGRTGLGPAQTAAVVSETLVALPVFCDLLTHVALYLEGDVDIERARRYKTNAFAAHDEIATALDHASTMTLEQIGNLLAVAITLASGFWQVAHPTPTLAALYEQEPQWGHVALDFAPRLNRALKAFAIGFAESITPGEGA, from the coding sequence ATGCACCAAAGGGCTCGGTCGGCGGAAGACAAGACGCGTCGCTCGGAAGATCTGCTGAAGGCGGCGGAAGCACTCGCGCTCGAACTCGGGGGCGTCCGGTACATCACGCTGGCGCCGGTCACCGAGCGGGCCGGGCTGCACCGCACCGGCGTACGGCGCTATTTCGCCAGTAAGGAGGAACTGCTCCTCGAACTGGCCGAACGGGGATGGGGGCAGTGGCGTGACGCGATCAAGGGTGAGGTCGCCGGTCGCACTGGGCTGGGGCCCGCACAGACCGCTGCGGTTGTCAGCGAGACCTTGGTCGCACTGCCGGTCTTCTGTGACCTGTTGACCCACGTCGCGCTGTACCTCGAAGGGGACGTCGACATCGAACGGGCCCGCCGGTACAAGACCAACGCCTTCGCCGCGCACGACGAGATCGCCACCGCGTTGGATCACGCGAGCACCATGACGCTCGAGCAGATCGGCAATCTGCTGGCCGTGGCGATCACGCTGGCCTCCGGCTTCTGGCAGGTGGCCCATCCGACGCCCACCCTCGCGGCGCTGTACGAACAGGAGCCGCAGTGGGGTCATGTCGCGCTCGACTTCGCCCCGCGTCTCAACCGCGCGCTCAAAGCGTTCGCCATCGGATTCGCCGAGTCGATCACCCCGGGTGAAGGGGCCTAA
- a CDS encoding TetR family transcriptional regulator codes for MNDAEPASESADEPPRRRRRDPEGHRAAIIEAARHTFAERGYARTTLREIARRAGVTHGLITRHFASKERLFLAAVPGNRDLEQVAAGDPETLPDRIAAAFVRRLETDAVNDPLIALLRSAASDERAAAHLLVAMQEHSAVVYRSVLSPGESPVPGDDLDTRVALVGAQMIGVAFSRYIARTEPLASMPPDRLTEHLTRILRQILFG; via the coding sequence GTGAACGACGCAGAGCCGGCGAGCGAGTCGGCTGACGAGCCGCCACGCAGGCGCCGTCGGGATCCCGAGGGGCACCGGGCGGCCATCATCGAGGCGGCCCGCCACACCTTCGCCGAGCGCGGCTACGCGCGTACGACGCTCCGGGAGATCGCGCGCCGGGCCGGAGTCACACACGGCCTGATCACACGGCACTTCGCCTCCAAGGAACGGCTCTTCCTCGCGGCGGTGCCGGGCAATCGTGACCTGGAGCAAGTCGCGGCAGGTGACCCCGAGACGCTGCCGGACCGGATCGCCGCGGCCTTCGTACGGCGCTTGGAGACCGACGCCGTCAACGACCCACTGATCGCCCTTCTGCGCAGTGCCGCGTCCGACGAACGCGCAGCCGCCCATCTCCTTGTGGCGATGCAGGAGCACAGTGCCGTCGTCTACCGCTCCGTCCTGTCACCCGGTGAATCCCCAGTGCCGGGCGACGACTTGGACACGCGCGTGGCGTTGGTGGGGGCGCAGATGATCGGTGTGGCCTTCAGTCGCTATATCGCGCGCACCGAACCGCTCGCCTCGATGCCGCCGGACCGACTCACCGAGCACCTCACCCGGATATTGCGGCAGATTCTCTTCGGCTGA